CACAAGCGCATCTGTAGCTAGATCTTTGATATCTTCTAAATACTTACATCGCTTTTCAGCATTAGCTTCCACATAGGTAAAGGCTTTTTTTTATAACTAAATCCCAATTGTCTTAGCCAATATCTTGCCCCACTAGCGCTTATCCCAAATTTCTTACCAATATCTTCCGTTTTGCTATTAGGATTTTCTTCTACATACTTGATAAAATCATCCATTTCTATACTAGGCTTTGCTCCTTTATACTTCCTTGCTTGATAATGACCTTCTTTCTTATACCTTACATGCCATGTATTTACTGTTGTAGGGCTCAATTGAAAAACTCTAGATGCTGACCTTTGACTATTTCCTGCTTCTAGATATTTTATTACTTTTTCTCTTAAATCTATACTGTATGGGCTAGTTGACATTTTTCATTTTATATTATCACAATCACTAACATAACTCAACTGCCTTTACTATAGTACTAATTATCTCTATTATTGTTAATTGGCAATTTTTTGACAAACCACCTATGCAAATTAATAATAATAAAATAATTATTCCAGGTTCGTGGCAACCATTTATATTGATAATCATCATTTTTTCAACCAAATATTTTTTTGGGTATATGCACGCTGTAAATCCAGAGCTAGCCACAAAATATAAAATAATAGAATTAATAATCTCAAGTTGGACATTGGGAATCATGTTTTTTAAAGCAATATATTATTATAGCTATAAAACAAAATAACTATGGCAGAAAATTGATCAGAGCCTAGGATACTGTCGGAAGTAACTAATTAATTGAAACTTTTTCAAGTGTTATACAAATTTTACTAGACTTAGAAAGCTAATAATTATATAAAACTTATCAATCGTTATAAAAGGGCCTGTAGTTCAGTTGGTTAGAACCCACCGCTCATAACGGTGTTGTCGCAGGTTCAAGTCCTGCCGGGCCCACCAAAAATCAATAGGTGAAAGGTTTATTTTAAAATGATTAATTTCAGAATACTTTCAATTTACCTATTTAGACTATATTGTAGCTATTTTATCGGTATATTGCTTCTGCTTATTGGGGTTTTAATTCTTTCAAATATCTTTGATCTTTTACAGAAATTTAAAGATATTTATATTCCTACACATTCTTTTTGGAAACTAGTGTTATATAAAATACCTTACTTGGTTAATGAAGTAGCTTCTCTGCTTAGCTTTATTGCAATGTTATTTTTTCTAAGAAGACTAACTAAACATAACGAATTAATAACTATTTTATGCAATGGTATACATATTTGGCGGGTTATTACTGTTCCGTTTTTTGCAGCGATTATTCTTGGTATAATATTAATAACTATATGTAACCCTATTGGTACACTCGGCTTACATAAATATGAATCTTTAAAAGCAGAATTGCTTAAAAAGCCAGCTACTAACCTTAGCATATCAAAATCGGGGCTACTATTTCTTGAAAATTACCAAGGCAATAAAAGAATTATTCAGGCTGGATCTATTGATGTAGTGAATAATAAGTTAAATAAGATTATTATATTATCTTTGGATAATGAAAATAATTTTATAAAAAGAATTGATGCGCAATATGGCGTTTTAATAGATAATAATTTTACACTAACTTCCGTAAAATTTTCAGATGATAATAGCTTCAAAAAATATGAACATCTTACCGTTCCAACAAATTTGTCAATAAGTAACTTACTAAATAGTTTTATAACTCCTGAGATGATTGCTATTTGGGATTTACCAGATACAATTAAGCAATTAGTAAAATTTGGTTTACCAATAACTAACTATCAGATTTATTTCTATAAACAGTTATTTAAACCTATAATTATGGCTACTACCGTAATTTTAGCAGCATGCTTTTTTAGCCTCAGGCAACGTGATAATTCTCAGGAAAAAATTTTAGTAATTGGTTTATTTTTAGGTTTTATTATTTATTCTTTATTAGAGGTGTTGTTTAAAATACTTGCATATAATGCAACTCCTCCTTTCTTAGCTATTTTATTACCAAATATATGTATATTATTTTTCAGTAATTTTGTTATTATGCATTCTAAGAAAATTTGATATATTCAAATGTATTTAATCTTGAGAATTGATATAAGATGGTTAGAACTTAAGACTTTGGAGAAATAAAAATGCTAACAAAATTTTTCAGTAGATTTGCAAGTGATATGGCAATAGATCTTGGTACTGCTAATACTTTAGTGTATGTCAAAGGCAAAGGAATTGTATTAAACGAACCATCTGTAGTTGCATTGATTAAAGTGGATGGAGCATTTAAACCATATGCATTTGGTCATGAAGCAAAAAATATGTTAGGACGTACCCCAACCGATATTGAAGCTAAGAGACCACTAAAAGATGGGGTTATAGCTGATTTTAAGGGGGCTGAGGAGATGATAAAGCATTTTATCAGAACAGTACATAGTCGCCGCTCATTTACTGGTCCAATGATTATAATTTGTGTACCCTCAGGTTCTACACCCGTTGAACGTAGAGCCATCCAAGAAGCAGCAGAGAGTGCGGGTGGTAGAGATGTGTATCTTATAGAGGAACCTATGGCAGCAGCAATCGGTGCTGGCTTGCCAGTGACAGAAGCAACTGGTTCAATGATTGTTGATGTAGGCGGTGGAACAACAGAAGTAGCCGTCCTATCATTAGGCGGTATTGTATATGCTAGATCAGTGCGGGTTGGTGGTGATAAAATGGATGAGTCTATTATTTCTTACATTAGAAGGCATTATAATTTGCTAATCGGTGAAGCTACAGCAGAAAAAATTAAAAAGCAGATTGGTGCTGCTTATGTAGACGATAGTTTAGAACCAAGAGTAATGGAAATTAAAGGGCGGGATTTAATTCATGGCATCCCTAAAGAAATGCTACTAAACGAGAAACAAATTGCTGATAGTCTAATTGAACCAGTCAACCAAATTGTTGACGCAGTAAAAGTAGCATTGGAATGTACCCCCCCTGAACTTTCATCGGATATTGTAGATAAGGGGATTGTTATGACTGGTGGTGGGGCATTACTTCGAAACCTAGATCATGTTCTAAAAGAAGCAACTAAATTACCGGTAATTGTTGCTGAACAAGCTTTATCATGCGTAGCTCTTGGCACGGGAAAAGTACTGGAAGATTTTCAAAAATTAAAGCATGTGTTATTTAAACAAGATTAACAAATGGCATTACTGGCAAATAGAATAAAGAATCCTAGTAGAATATTAGGGTTATCTAAATTTATACTTGTTGCCGCGAAACGCGGTATAGTTTTAGTTTTTATCATATCTTCGCTTTACTTATTTATTGCTACTCCCAAAAGACTCTCTTCTATGTCTCTTGAAATCGTTGGACATGTTATGTTTAGTGGCTTGCTAATTCATGAAAATGTATTTAAACAAATTAACCTAATAACCCAAAATTTTATTTATTTACGGGACTTAGCAAGAGAAAATATTGAATTACAATTAGAGGTGGCAAGATTAAGAAGCTTGCAGAGTGATATATATTTAATCCAATCTGAAAATAGAGAGCTAAAACAACTATTATCAGTTATAGAAGAAGAGCAATATAGCTATGTTAGTGCTAAATTGTTAAGCGTCTCATTAAATCCCTTCAGTAAAACTGCTTTACTGTCAGCTGGGGCAAAACATGGTGTGGCAATTGATCAAATAGTTACCAACAGTGAAGGATTAGTTGGACGAGTAATACAGGTAAGCAACAATTATTCTAAGATAATTTTAGTTAATGACGTGAATTCTAGAATTCCGATCACTACAACCTCTTCAAAAGAAAAAGGTATCATGAGTGGTTATGGTAACGGTAGTAAAATACTCTATTTACCAAAAAACCACTTAGTGCAAAAAGGCGAGAAAGTTATAACCTCTGGTTATGGAAATATTTATCCTTATGGCATAACAGTTGGTTACGTAAACAAAGCAAATTCAGAAAATGTTCTTGTAAAACCTATAGTTGACTTATCTAAAACTAAGTTTGTCAGCATATTACTTCCACAATGAATCTTTTATACTATATTTTATGTTTGGACAAAATCCCAAAAGGGCAGCAATATTTAATGACGGGACTAGCCTAGAGATTAAAAGTATCTTTAAGACTATTCAGGGAGAAGGTCCTTTTGTCGGCATGCCTGCTGTCTTTATTAGGCTTGGTGGATGCAATCTAGCTTGTAATTTTTGCGATACTGAATTTGAAGATTTTAATATATTGACTATTAATAATATTATCGAAGAAGTCCAAAGACTTACAATTAATATTAAATTAGTGGTTATAACTGGTGGCGAGCCTTTTCGTCAACCTATAGAATTATTATGTCATAAATTAATATATCTAGATTATTTGGTGCAAATAGAAACTAATGGCACATTATATCGTGATCTTCCGGATAAAGTGCATATAATCTGCTCCCCCAAAGCTACAAAAAATGGGGCTACAAAAAATGGTTATTCCCTATTGCGGGATGACTTATTATCTCGCATTAATGCTCTAAAATTCTTAGTAGCTAAAAATATACCAGAATATTCTAACATACCTGAAGTCGGGCAAAGTAAATATAATATACCAGTATTTATCCAGCCTATGGATCAAAACAACCCATTGCTAAATAAAGAGAATGAACAACTGGCTATTGATTTGGCACTTAAGTATGGTTATCGCCTTTCTATACAAATCCATAAGATTTTGGGTATTGAGTAAACATTTATTTCTCCCCCTCCTCTAATTTTTTATGATATAATTTATAATATTCTGCTTTATTTTCTATAAGCTGTGAATGAGTTCCTTGCTCAAATATCATACCAGATTTCATAACAATTATGTGATCAACATCCTTAATACTCGATAAACGATGGGTTATAATTAAGGTAGTCTTACCTTTGCGAATATTTACTAAAGAATTTAAAATTAATCGCTCAGAATTTTGGTCTAACGAACTTGTTGCCTCATCCCAAACTAAAATTGCTGCTGGCTTCAAAAATGCTCTGGCTATCGCCAAACGTTGACGTTGCCCCCCTGAAAGTGTTAAACCTTGATTACCAATCATCGTGTCGTAGCCGGATGGAAGCTGTGAAATAAACTCATCAGCATCAGCATATTTTGCTGCAGTAATAATTTCACTGCGAGTGGCATCTGGGTTACCATAAGCAATATTTTCTGCAACGCTAGTGTCAAATAATGTAGTATCTTGCGTTACTAAAGAGATTTGCCGTCTTAAAGAGTCAATTTTTATATCTTTAATATCGTAATCATCAATTAAAATTTGCCCGCTAGTTGGGTTATAAAATCTTACTAATAAATTAGCTAATGAAGTTTTACCGCTACCAGAACGTCCTATAACAGCTGTAGTCTTCCCTTGCATTAATTGTAAATTCAGATGCTTTAAAGCTACTTTATTATTAAATTTTAGCTCTACATTGTTAAAAATTACTGATGGATTAACCAACTGAACAGTTCGAGCATTTACACTATCTTTGATAATAGGTTCAGTATCTAGAATATTAAATATTCTTCTTGCTGCAGCAATACCCTCTTGTAGGTTCATATTTAAAGATACTAAACTCTTAAAAGGTCTATAAGCTGTAGTAAAAGCTGTAATAAAAGCAAAAAATGCTCCTGGAGTAGTTTCTCCTTCTATGACTAATAGTCCACCATACCAGATAAGTCCTCCAACTGTGATACCGCTTAATATTTCCATAAGTGGCGAGATCAGTGCATCCAATTTTGCAGTTTTTTTTAGAAAACGTAAAATATTACTGGAGATCAATAAAGCTCGATTGCTTTCAATTTTCTCTCCTAAGAAAGATTTAACAATTTTAATTGACCCAAAAGTCTCATCTAACCTTGAAGTATAATTAGCTAATTCCTCTTGAGCTTGACCTGATATTTTGCGAATTTTCCGTCCTAATTTTTGTATTGGATAAATTGCTGCTGGAAATGTCATAAACACAATACAAGATAGCTTAGGTTCTAGCTTAAACATCACTATGATCAGACCTACTACTGTTAAAAAATGTTTGGCACAACATACCAGTATATTCGATACTGCACCACGCATCATCGAAATATCATTAGTAAAACGTGATATTAAACGCCCCGATGATTGAGATTGAATAAACAGAATATCGGCAAATAATAGATGTTCATACATTTTAATTTGCAAATCAGTTAAAATTCTCTGACCAATAAATTTAATTAAATAACTTGAATAATATTCAGCAATCCCCTTAATAGTAAATGTTAGTACTACCATTAACGGTAAGAATAATAACATTTGACGATTATGTGTTAAAAATATTTGGTCAATGGTTGGTTGGACTAATTTAACAATATAAGCATTACAGCAAGCGTTAATTACCATAAACAATACTGCCACCCCAATCTGTTTTAGATAGGGTTTTATATGGTCAACTACTAGCCGTCTTAAAGTACTATAGGCACTATAGTCATAATTTATTAGATTATGTTTTTTTGGCAAAATTCGCTCCTTCAGTTTGGTAATTTGTTATAACTCTTGCACTATACAGATAAATTACTGTACTGCACAATATTAGTAATAATAACATAAAAAATCCTAGCACTAAGTATATTGAATTAAAATATTGCCATAATAACATACAAAAAAATGGCGTTGTCGATGAAAGTATCATTCCACCAAGTGAATGAGATAGGCTACACATTCTAGCCCTAATATTAGTTACAAACATAGATTGGATAATAATTTGTAATGGCACTACGTAAAATGGAGCAAGTCCGATAAGTATTACCGGAAAGTAAATTACCGAGATTTTCATATATAATAGCAATTGTACAATAATTATCACTAACAAACTTAATGATAGTGAGATGATAATTTGTTTTTTAGGATAAAACCTATCGGCTAAAAAACCAGACAACACCGACATACTAGCATAAATGCTTATTAAAACTATATTGATAATTTGAGATTGATGGCTATTCATAACCAATGCACTTTTTACAGCAAAGACTCCCCAAAAATAAATGAGAAAATGGTAAATACCCCCTATACAGCCACTGATTAATATTGCTAAAATAAATTTGCTAGGCAAATTTTTGATAATCTTTGCCAAATAAAAAAAGTTATAATCAGCAGATTTATGATCTTTTCTAGATTTTAAAAATTCTTCGCTTTCATGAAAATAGTGCCTCAGGAATATAATAATTAAGCCAAAAATTCCACCAATAATAAAATTCGCTCGCCATAAATAAGCAATTGACTCAAACTCTGTAGAAAAATGGTAAATTGTTGCCGCAAGCAATGCTCCAACCTGACTACAAAATGATACAATACCACTAGCACAATTTTTACTTGCCTTACCCACTTTTTCTACAACATAAATTTTTATTACATCACTGTCTCCCGCTAAACTCATAAAAAATGTCATACGGCAAAATATTAAAATTATTGTTGCCACTATACCAATTTTATCAAAATTAGGAGTTAACCCGATAAGAATTGTCGAGATAGTAGCTAAAAATACCGAAATTCTCACTGAGACAATTCTACCATATTTATCACTAATAAAACCAAAAATGATAGAACCAATGGGACGAGCTATTACAGCTATACTAAATATAGCAAAAAATAATAATATTTGTTGATCATTTGATCCTAATGGTAAAAAGTTCTTGGATAAAATAGTTGCTGATAGACCAAAAAGAGCATAATCATAATAACGGACAATTGTTGTAAAGAAAGCAATTAGGAACGCCGGTCTTGTCATACATCTAGATATATTATTTTTTTCATGGTATAATTTTTTTATCTTATTTGTGCATTGTTGATTTTTTATTGTTGAGTATATACATTTAATGCAAAAAAAGAAAATGTTAGTTATATGTGGACCTACTGCTAGTGGTAAGTCTTATTTGGCACATTATTTAGCCAAAATATATGATGGCGAGATAGTTAACAGCGACTCTATGCAGATATATAGGCATGTCCCTATTATTACTGCTTCACCATCACCAATATACCGAGACGAGATACAATATCATCTTTATAACTTTTTATCAGTAGATCAAGAATTTTCAGTAATACAATATGTAAATCATGCTCTTGAGAAAATTACAGACATCCGTAATAGAGGTAAGCTACCAATAATTGTTGGTGGTACGGGGTTATATATTAATTCACTGCTTTTTGGTTATAATGAAATACCCACAATATCTCCAGAGATTAGGCAATATGTTAGAGAGTTGCACTCTAAGATTGGCTCATGTCAATTCTTTAATCAACTAAAAGAGCTTGATGTATTGGCTAGCCAGAAATTAAATAAGCATGATAGTCAGAGGGTTATAAGAGCCTATGAAGTATTTATGCAAACCAAGCAATCTATATTTACTTTCCAAGCTACACAGAATATACCCATTCTTCCAGAATTTGACTTTAAAGTAATTTTTCTACATCCGGAGCGAGAATTTCTTTATCAAACATGTAATACTAGGTTAGAAAAAATATTTAATGAAGGAGCAATTGAAGAAGTAGCTCTAATTAAAGAAAACTTTCCCGATATAATATCTTCTGCAATAAAAACCATTGGTCTGCGAGAAATATTATCTTATCTAAATAATGAAATTACTTTACAAACTGCCTTAAATCTAGCACAAATTAAAACCAGGCAATATGCAAAAAGACAAATTACCTGGTTTAAAAACCAAATAAAAGACAAGATTACTCTAGAATATTCCAATAATCAACAATTTGAAGAGTTATTAATAGACTTACCTAAATCTATCTCTTAGTGCTGGAAAATTTTGTGCTATACTAAAAATTATAAAGAACATTAATTTTAAAACAGGCTATATTGAAAATGTAAGCTTTTTATGCTAAATATGAGGAAATTATGATATATTGCAACCAATCCAACCAAAAATCCTATCCTTTTGTTTTGCCGGAATTGCCTTATGGTAAAGGTGATTTTGTACCACATTTTTCCCCTGAAACGTTTGATTACCATCATGGGAAACACCACCAAGCATATGTAACTAACTTGAATAATTTGTTGCAAAATAATCAGGAATTACAAAAGAAGAGTTTGGAAGAGTTAATAATTTACGCAAGTACCAAGCCAGATGAAGCAGCCATATTTAATAATGCTGCACAAATATGGAACCATAGTTTCTTTTGGCATTCTATTAAGCCTTCAGGTGGTGGAAAACCTACTGGTATGATGTTGGAGCAGATAAATAAAGATTTTGGTAGTTATGAGAATTTTGCTACTGAATTTAAGCAAGCGGCAATAAGTCAATTTGCTAGTGGCTGGGCATGGCTAATCTCTAATAATGGAAAATTACAGATAGTAAAGACTAGTAATGCTGAAACGCCTATTACTAAGTCTATGAAACCGTTGCTTAACTGTGATGTTTGGGAACATGCATACTATATAGATTACCGAAACAAACGTCCAGACTATGTTTCAGTTTATATAGAGCATATGATTAATTGGCAATTTGCTGCTAGTAATCTTTGAAACTACCGTTAACTAGGCTCTGTGAACACTTATAGTCAATTGATGAGAAGTTGGTGACGTTGTCGCTCAATGCTCGCCTATTACTTATAGGCGTCGCTCCATCGCTCCTAGCCCCAAATTCTCCTGAATTGACTATACCTTGCCAGAAATTAATTAATCAACTTTCTTAAAAATCTCTGAAAGATCATGTTTATTTTTATAAGTTTGTTCAAATAATATTTGTTTTTCGGTATTAATCACTTGCTCTATCTTTTCAGTAAGCTGTCGAACATCAGATTGTTCTATTTCCTCTACCGGGATAACATCAATTATCTTTACTTGAATTACCCCTGGCTTCTTAATCCAAAAGCCCCTTGGCCAATATACCCCTGC
This genomic interval from Candidatus Tisiphia endosymbiont of Dioctria linearis contains the following:
- a CDS encoding rod shape-determining protein encodes the protein MLTKFFSRFASDMAIDLGTANTLVYVKGKGIVLNEPSVVALIKVDGAFKPYAFGHEAKNMLGRTPTDIEAKRPLKDGVIADFKGAEEMIKHFIRTVHSRRSFTGPMIIICVPSGSTPVERRAIQEAAESAGGRDVYLIEEPMAAAIGAGLPVTEATGSMIVDVGGGTTEVAVLSLGGIVYARSVRVGGDKMDESIISYIRRHYNLLIGEATAEKIKKQIGAAYVDDSLEPRVMEIKGRDLIHGIPKEMLLNEKQIADSLIEPVNQIVDAVKVALECTPPELSSDIVDKGIVMTGGGALLRNLDHVLKEATKLPVIVAEQALSCVALGTGKVLEDFQKLKHVLFKQD
- the miaA gene encoding tRNA (adenosine(37)-N6)-dimethylallyltransferase MiaA yields the protein MQKKKMLVICGPTASGKSYLAHYLAKIYDGEIVNSDSMQIYRHVPIITASPSPIYRDEIQYHLYNFLSVDQEFSVIQYVNHALEKITDIRNRGKLPIIVGGTGLYINSLLFGYNEIPTISPEIRQYVRELHSKIGSCQFFNQLKELDVLASQKLNKHDSQRVIRAYEVFMQTKQSIFTFQATQNIPILPEFDFKVIFLHPEREFLYQTCNTRLEKIFNEGAIEEVALIKENFPDIISSAIKTIGLREILSYLNNEITLQTALNLAQIKTRQYAKRQITWFKNQIKDKITLEYSNNQQFEELLIDLPKSIS
- a CDS encoding ABC transporter ATP-binding protein, translated to MPKKHNLINYDYSAYSTLRRLVVDHIKPYLKQIGVAVLFMVINACCNAYIVKLVQPTIDQIFLTHNRQMLLFLPLMVVLTFTIKGIAEYYSSYLIKFIGQRILTDLQIKMYEHLLFADILFIQSQSSGRLISRFTNDISMMRGAVSNILVCCAKHFLTVVGLIIVMFKLEPKLSCIVFMTFPAAIYPIQKLGRKIRKISGQAQEELANYTSRLDETFGSIKIVKSFLGEKIESNRALLISSNILRFLKKTAKLDALISPLMEILSGITVGGLIWYGGLLVIEGETTPGAFFAFITAFTTAYRPFKSLVSLNMNLQEGIAAARRIFNILDTEPIIKDSVNARTVQLVNPSVIFNNVELKFNNKVALKHLNLQLMQGKTTAVIGRSGSGKTSLANLLVRFYNPTSGQILIDDYDIKDIKIDSLRRQISLVTQDTTLFDTSVAENIAYGNPDATRSEIITAAKYADADEFISQLPSGYDTMIGNQGLTLSGGQRQRLAIARAFLKPAAILVWDEATSSLDQNSERLILNSLVNIRKGKTTLIITHRLSSIKDVDHIIVMKSGMIFEQGTHSQLIENKAEYYKLYHKKLEEGEK
- a CDS encoding helix-turn-helix domain-containing protein, whose protein sequence is MSTSPYSIDLREKVIKYLEAGNSQRSASRVFQLSPTTVNTWHVRYKKEGHYQARKYKGAKPSIEMDDFIKYVEENPNSKTEDIGKKFGISASGARYWLRQLGFSYKKKPLPMWKLMLKSDVSI
- a CDS encoding MFS transporter yields the protein MTRPAFLIAFFTTIVRYYDYALFGLSATILSKNFLPLGSNDQQILLFFAIFSIAVIARPIGSIIFGFISDKYGRIVSVRISVFLATISTILIGLTPNFDKIGIVATIILIFCRMTFFMSLAGDSDVIKIYVVEKVGKASKNCASGIVSFCSQVGALLAATIYHFSTEFESIAYLWRANFIIGGIFGLIIIFLRHYFHESEEFLKSRKDHKSADYNFFYLAKIIKNLPSKFILAILISGCIGGIYHFLIYFWGVFAVKSALVMNSHQSQIINIVLISIYASMSVLSGFLADRFYPKKQIIISLSLSLLVIIIVQLLLYMKISVIYFPVILIGLAPFYVVPLQIIIQSMFVTNIRARMCSLSHSLGGMILSSTTPFFCMLLWQYFNSIYLVLGFFMLLLLILCSTVIYLYSARVITNYQTEGANFAKKT
- a CDS encoding LptF/LptG family permease: MINFRILSIYLFRLYCSYFIGILLLLIGVLILSNIFDLLQKFKDIYIPTHSFWKLVLYKIPYLVNEVASLLSFIAMLFFLRRLTKHNELITILCNGIHIWRVITVPFFAAIILGIILITICNPIGTLGLHKYESLKAELLKKPATNLSISKSGLLFLENYQGNKRIIQAGSIDVVNNKLNKIIILSLDNENNFIKRIDAQYGVLIDNNFTLTSVKFSDDNSFKKYEHLTVPTNLSISNLLNSFITPEMIAIWDLPDTIKQLVKFGLPITNYQIYFYKQLFKPIIMATTVILAACFFSLRQRDNSQEKILVIGLFLGFIIYSLLEVLFKILAYNATPPFLAILLPNICILFFSNFVIMHSKKI
- a CDS encoding superoxide dismutase; protein product: MIYCNQSNQKSYPFVLPELPYGKGDFVPHFSPETFDYHHGKHHQAYVTNLNNLLQNNQELQKKSLEELIIYASTKPDEAAIFNNAAQIWNHSFFWHSIKPSGGGKPTGMMLEQINKDFGSYENFATEFKQAAISQFASGWAWLISNNGKLQIVKTSNAETPITKSMKPLLNCDVWEHAYYIDYRNKRPDYVSVYIEHMINWQFAASNL
- a CDS encoding 7-carboxy-7-deazaguanine synthase QueE — translated: MFGQNPKRAAIFNDGTSLEIKSIFKTIQGEGPFVGMPAVFIRLGGCNLACNFCDTEFEDFNILTINNIIEEVQRLTINIKLVVITGGEPFRQPIELLCHKLIYLDYLVQIETNGTLYRDLPDKVHIICSPKATKNGATKNGYSLLRDDLLSRINALKFLVAKNIPEYSNIPEVGQSKYNIPVFIQPMDQNNPLLNKENEQLAIDLALKYGYRLSIQIHKILGIE
- the mreC gene encoding rod shape-determining protein MreC, producing MALLANRIKNPSRILGLSKFILVAAKRGIVLVFIISSLYLFIATPKRLSSMSLEIVGHVMFSGLLIHENVFKQINLITQNFIYLRDLARENIELQLEVARLRSLQSDIYLIQSENRELKQLLSVIEEEQYSYVSAKLLSVSLNPFSKTALLSAGAKHGVAIDQIVTNSEGLVGRVIQVSNNYSKIILVNDVNSRIPITTTSSKEKGIMSGYGNGSKILYLPKNHLVQKGEKVITSGYGNIYPYGITVGYVNKANSENVLVKPIVDLSKTKFVSILLPQ